The Actinocatenispora sera genome has a window encoding:
- a CDS encoding xanthine dehydrogenase family protein molybdopterin-binding subunit has translation MTATQEQEVGAARRRKEDAHLITGQTTWTDNIQLPGTVHAALLRSPMAHARVRVNVAAARNEPGVVAAYSGADLADELAGLPSAWQVTPDWVAPEHKPLAVDEARYAGDAIAVVVADTRAHAVDALDAIEVDYDPLPVVLDMEQAIADSSPLVHTEAGTNVCFRYSDTFGDVDAAFANAPVRITRRFVQQRLVACAMEPRSVLVAPVPAAGEYTVWSSTQIPHFVRLFLAMLSGVPESRIRVIAPDVGGGFGSKLDIYAEELLALTLARKLGRPVKWTETRSEAFQATVHGRDQIQDLELAADADGRIRGLRVNLLADMGAYLQLLTPAIPLLGRAMFPGIYKMDAYEFGCVGVFTDKTPTDAYRGAGRPEATFAIERMLDELAAELHVDPLEMRRRNWIRHEEFPYAQIAGLTYDSGNYEAATARATELFDYDGLRAEQARRREAHDPVQLGIGVSTYTEMCGLAPSRWLGERGYAGGGWEAATVRVLPTGKVEAVIGTSPHGQGHVTTFSQLVADTLGVPFDDIEVIHGDTAAAPAGLDTYGSRSLAVGGVAVWRAAQRVLGKAKTLAAHLLEVSEDDLEFSGGTFAVRGTPGATKSIQEVAFAAFAAHSMPDGFEPTLSADFVLEPDDFSFPHGTHLCATEVDTETGRVTIRSYVAVDDVGKVVNPMIVEGQVHGGLAQGIAQALHEGARYDADGNLTTGTMVDYTPPTAADLPSFTLDRTETPSTNNPLGVKGVGEAGTIASTPAVVNAVVDALRPFGVADVPMPCTPENVWRALHEAQGGAA, from the coding sequence ATGACCGCAACTCAGGAGCAGGAGGTCGGCGCGGCCCGGCGGCGCAAGGAGGACGCGCACCTGATCACCGGCCAGACCACCTGGACCGACAACATCCAGCTGCCCGGCACCGTACACGCGGCGCTGCTGCGCAGCCCGATGGCGCACGCCCGGGTGCGGGTGAACGTCGCCGCGGCCCGCAACGAGCCCGGTGTCGTCGCCGCCTACAGCGGCGCGGACCTGGCCGACGAACTGGCCGGGCTGCCGTCCGCGTGGCAGGTCACCCCGGACTGGGTGGCGCCCGAGCACAAGCCGCTGGCCGTCGACGAGGCCCGCTACGCCGGGGACGCGATCGCGGTGGTGGTCGCCGACACCCGGGCGCACGCGGTCGACGCGCTCGACGCCATCGAGGTCGACTACGACCCGCTGCCGGTGGTGCTCGACATGGAGCAGGCGATCGCCGACAGCTCGCCGCTGGTACACACCGAGGCCGGCACCAACGTGTGCTTCCGCTACTCCGACACCTTCGGCGACGTGGACGCGGCGTTCGCGAACGCCCCGGTACGTATCACGCGCAGGTTCGTGCAGCAGCGGCTGGTGGCCTGCGCGATGGAGCCGCGGTCGGTGCTGGTCGCGCCGGTGCCGGCGGCCGGCGAGTACACGGTCTGGTCGTCGACGCAGATCCCGCACTTCGTCCGGCTGTTCCTGGCGATGCTCAGCGGCGTACCGGAGTCGCGGATCCGGGTGATCGCGCCCGACGTCGGCGGCGGGTTCGGCTCGAAGCTCGACATCTACGCCGAGGAGCTACTGGCGTTGACGTTGGCCCGCAAGCTCGGCCGGCCGGTGAAGTGGACCGAGACGCGCAGCGAGGCGTTCCAGGCGACCGTGCACGGCCGCGACCAGATCCAGGATCTGGAGCTCGCCGCCGACGCCGACGGCCGGATCCGCGGCCTGCGGGTCAACCTGCTCGCCGACATGGGCGCGTACCTGCAGCTGCTGACGCCGGCGATCCCGTTGCTGGGCCGGGCGATGTTCCCGGGCATCTACAAGATGGACGCGTACGAGTTCGGCTGCGTGGGCGTGTTCACCGACAAGACGCCCACCGACGCGTACCGGGGCGCCGGACGGCCCGAGGCGACGTTCGCGATCGAGCGGATGCTCGACGAGCTGGCCGCCGAGCTGCACGTCGACCCGCTGGAGATGCGGCGGCGCAACTGGATCCGGCACGAGGAGTTCCCGTACGCCCAGATCGCCGGGCTGACCTACGACTCGGGTAACTACGAGGCGGCGACGGCGCGGGCCACCGAGCTGTTCGACTACGACGGGCTGCGCGCCGAGCAGGCCCGCCGGCGCGAGGCGCACGACCCGGTACAGCTGGGCATCGGCGTCTCCACCTACACCGAGATGTGCGGGCTCGCCCCGTCCCGCTGGCTCGGCGAGCGCGGCTACGCCGGCGGCGGCTGGGAGGCGGCCACGGTACGGGTGCTGCCGACCGGCAAGGTCGAGGCGGTGATCGGCACCAGCCCGCACGGGCAGGGGCACGTCACCACGTTCAGCCAGCTGGTCGCCGACACCCTGGGCGTACCGTTCGACGACATCGAGGTGATCCACGGCGACACGGCGGCGGCGCCGGCCGGGCTCGACACGTACGGGTCGCGGTCGCTCGCGGTGGGCGGGGTCGCGGTCTGGCGGGCCGCGCAACGGGTGCTGGGCAAGGCGAAGACGCTCGCCGCGCACCTGCTGGAGGTCTCGGAGGACGATCTGGAGTTCTCCGGCGGCACCTTCGCGGTCCGCGGTACGCCCGGCGCGACCAAGTCGATCCAGGAGGTCGCGTTCGCCGCGTTCGCCGCGCACTCGATGCCGGACGGATTCGAACCGACCCTGTCGGCAGACTTCGTCCTGGAACCCGACGACTTCTCCTTCCCGCACGGCACCCACCTGTGCGCGACCGAGGTGGACACCGAGACCGGCCGGGTCACGATCCGCAGCTACGTGGCGGTCGACGACGTCGGCAAGGTGGTGAACCCGATGATCGTCGAGGGCCAGGTACACGGCGGGCTGGCACAGGGCATCGCGCAGGCGCTGCACGAGGGCGCCCGGTACGACGCCGACGGCAACCTGACCACCGGCACGATGGTCGACTACACGCCGCCGACCGCGGCCGACCTGCCCTCGTTCACCCTCGACCGCACCGAGACACCGTCGACGAACAACCCGCTGGGCGTCAAGGGGGTCGGCGAGGCCGGCACGATCGCCTCCACCCCGGCGGTGGTGAACGCGGTGGTGGATGCGCTGCGACCGTTCGGGGTGGCCGACGTACCGATGCCGTGCACGCCGGAGAACGTCTGGCGAGCGCTGCACGAGGCGCAGGGAGGTGCGGCATGA
- a CDS encoding (2Fe-2S)-binding protein: MTRISVSVDGTEAVDEVEPRTLLVQYLREQRGRTGTPVGCDTSNCGACTVLVDGRAVKSCALLAVQADGAEVTTIQGLANGELHPLQKAFHEHHALQCGYCTPGMIMAAVDLLDEVADPSEQQVREGLEGNLCRCTGYQNIVTAVRDAAAELRGATS, translated from the coding sequence ATGACCCGGATCAGCGTGAGCGTCGACGGCACCGAAGCCGTCGACGAGGTCGAACCGAGAACGCTGCTGGTGCAGTACCTGCGCGAGCAGCGAGGCCGTACCGGTACCCCGGTCGGCTGCGACACGAGCAACTGCGGCGCGTGCACCGTGCTGGTCGACGGTCGGGCGGTGAAGAGCTGCGCCCTGCTCGCCGTGCAGGCCGACGGCGCCGAGGTGACCACGATCCAGGGGCTCGCCAACGGCGAGCTGCACCCGCTGCAGAAGGCATTCCACGAGCATCACGCCCTGCAGTGCGGGTACTGCACGCCGGGCATGATCATGGCCGCCGTCGACCTGCTCGACGAGGTGGCCGACCCGAGCGAGCAGCAGGTACGCGAGGGGCTGGAGGGCAACCTCTGCCGGTGCACCGGGTACCAGAACATCGTGACCGCGGTCCGCGATGCCGCGGCCGAACTGCGAGGTGCCACGTCATGA
- a CDS encoding XdhC family protein, translated as MDDVLAALHERWAADEPAGLATVVATWHSAPRQPGAAMLVAADGTVTGSVSGGCVEGDLYEVAGEVRDTGRAVLRRYGVSDDDAFAVGLTCGGILDVYVERVDQAAFPALPEVIAAIADGRPVAVATVVADRCAGAALPDDAPGAATAVAAGLVGRRLVVWPDGTPPSDRPAGSGDSPRPGALGTFGSARLDDAVTDDARGLLAAGRTGTLGYGHDGQRRGDDLTVFVASHAPRPRMIVFGAIDFAAAVARAGSFLGYRVTVCDARPVFATRARFPEADEVVVEWPHRYLAAESAAGRLDGRTVVCVLTHDPKFDVPVLTEALRLPLAYVGAMGSRRTHDDRLARLREAGLTEAELARLASPIGLDIGARTPEETAVSVAAEIVSRRWRGTGSPLSATTGRIHH; from the coding sequence ATGGATGACGTGCTCGCCGCGCTGCACGAACGCTGGGCGGCCGATGAGCCGGCCGGGCTGGCCACGGTGGTGGCGACCTGGCACAGCGCGCCGCGCCAGCCCGGTGCGGCGATGCTCGTCGCCGCGGACGGTACGGTCACCGGCTCGGTGTCCGGCGGCTGCGTCGAGGGCGACCTGTACGAGGTGGCCGGCGAGGTGCGCGACACCGGCCGCGCGGTGCTGCGCCGGTACGGTGTCTCCGATGACGACGCGTTCGCCGTCGGTCTGACCTGCGGCGGCATTCTCGACGTGTACGTCGAACGGGTCGATCAGGCCGCGTTCCCGGCGCTGCCGGAGGTGATTGCCGCGATCGCCGACGGCCGACCGGTCGCGGTCGCCACCGTCGTCGCGGACCGCTGTGCCGGCGCCGCGTTGCCGGACGACGCCCCCGGCGCAGCCACCGCGGTGGCTGCCGGCCTGGTCGGCCGCCGCCTGGTCGTCTGGCCCGACGGCACCCCACCGTCCGACCGCCCGGCCGGATCGGGTGACTCACCCCGACCGGGCGCGCTCGGCACGTTCGGCTCGGCCCGGCTGGACGACGCGGTGACCGACGATGCCCGCGGGTTGCTGGCCGCCGGGCGAACCGGGACGCTGGGCTACGGGCACGACGGGCAGCGGCGCGGCGACGATCTGACCGTGTTCGTGGCCAGCCACGCACCCCGCCCCCGGATGATCGTTTTCGGGGCGATCGACTTCGCCGCGGCCGTGGCGCGCGCCGGCTCCTTCCTCGGATACCGGGTGACGGTCTGCGACGCCCGGCCCGTGTTCGCCACCCGCGCCCGGTTCCCGGAGGCGGACGAGGTCGTGGTGGAGTGGCCGCACCGGTACCTGGCCGCCGAGTCGGCGGCCGGCCGGCTGGACGGCCGAACGGTGGTGTGCGTGCTGACCCACGACCCGAAGTTCGACGTCCCCGTACTCACCGAGGCATTGCGGCTGCCGCTGGCCTACGTCGGCGCGATGGGGTCCCGGCGCACGCACGACGACCGGCTCGCCCGGCTGCGCGAGGCGGGCCTGACCGAGGCCGAGCTGGCCCGGCTCGCCTCGCCGATCGGCCTGGACATCGGCGCCCGTACGCCGGAGGAGACCGCGGTCAGCGTCGCCGCGGAGATCGTCTCCCGCCGCTGGCGCGGCACCGGCTCCCCCCTCTCCGCCACCACCGGCCGCATCCACCACTGA
- a CDS encoding vWA domain-containing protein, giving the protein MSRADGTAVLVGFARAARAAGVPAEAQRTQAMLAAVDALGPTDPAALYWAGRLTLCAEPDDLPRYDAAFATYFGGTPRPRPARTRTGPPRRPSVGFGGDDAGTGAEPTATLTVRASASATETLRHRDVSTLTDTERAEVRRLIALLAPATAPRPSRRYRPASRGELDPAGTVREMLRTGGEPLRLARRARRVRSRRLVLLIDVSGSMAPYADALLRFAHAAVRRRPTRTEVFTLGTRLTRVTTALRARDPDVALTHAGRAIPDWRGGTRLGETLRAFLDRWGQRGTARQAVVVLASDGWERGDPALLGEQLARLSRLAYRVVWVNPHAGRVGYQPLTGGMVAALPHLDAFVAGHSLAALTELVGVIGNG; this is encoded by the coding sequence GTGAGCCGCGCGGACGGGACGGCGGTGCTGGTCGGGTTCGCCCGCGCGGCGCGGGCCGCCGGGGTGCCGGCGGAGGCACAGCGCACCCAGGCGATGCTGGCGGCCGTCGACGCGCTCGGCCCGACCGACCCGGCCGCGCTGTACTGGGCGGGACGGCTGACGCTGTGCGCCGAGCCGGACGACCTGCCCCGCTACGACGCCGCGTTCGCCACCTACTTCGGCGGCACGCCGAGGCCGCGGCCGGCCCGCACCCGCACCGGACCACCCCGCCGCCCGTCCGTGGGCTTCGGCGGGGACGACGCGGGCACCGGCGCCGAACCCACCGCCACCCTGACCGTACGGGCGTCGGCCAGCGCGACGGAGACGCTGCGGCACCGCGACGTGTCCACCCTGACCGACACCGAGCGCGCCGAGGTACGCCGGCTGATCGCGCTGCTGGCGCCGGCGACCGCGCCGCGCCCGTCCCGGCGGTACCGACCGGCGTCGCGGGGCGAGCTGGACCCGGCCGGCACGGTGCGTGAGATGCTGCGCACCGGTGGCGAACCGCTGCGGCTGGCCCGCCGTGCCCGCCGGGTGCGCTCGCGCCGGCTGGTGCTGCTGATCGACGTGTCCGGCTCGATGGCGCCGTACGCGGATGCCCTGCTGCGGTTCGCGCACGCCGCGGTGCGCCGCCGGCCGACCCGTACCGAGGTGTTCACCCTCGGCACCCGGCTGACCCGCGTCACCACGGCGCTGCGGGCCCGCGATCCGGACGTGGCGCTCACCCACGCCGGCCGGGCGATCCCGGACTGGCGCGGCGGTACCCGGCTGGGCGAGACGCTGCGCGCGTTCCTCGACCGGTGGGGCCAGCGCGGCACCGCCCGCCAGGCGGTGGTGGTACTGGCCAGCGACGGGTGGGAGCGCGGCGACCCGGCGCTGCTCGGCGAGCAGTTGGCGCGGCTTTCCCGGCTTGCCTACCGGGTGGTGTGGGTCAACCCGCACGCCGGCCGGGTCGGGTACCAGCCGCTGACCGGGGGGATGGTGGCGGCGCTGCCGCACCTGGACGCGTTCGTGGCCGGGCACAGCCTGGCCGCGCTGACCGAGCTGGTCGGGGTGATCGGCAATGGATGA
- a CDS encoding AAA family ATPase, with protein sequence MGSAFPVPQSPAALAAALARTGYLADDGLATAGYLAIRLGRPVFLEGDAGVGKTSFATALAEATGATPIRLQCYEGLSAAQALYDWDFPRQLLHLQAVRAAGLDADPATLEAELYDRRFLLARPLLAALTTSPCVLLVDEIDRADDEFEAYLLEVLADAAVTVPELGRIVAEYPPVTVLTSNRTREVHDALKRRCLYHWLDHPGLDREIAIVRSRLPGISARLAEQVAAATARMRALELLKPPGVAEAIDWAAALDTLGATELTAELAAATLGAVLKYREDTERVRAAAILDPGAEP encoded by the coding sequence ATGGGGTCGGCGTTTCCGGTGCCGCAGTCGCCCGCCGCGCTCGCGGCGGCGCTGGCCCGCACCGGTTACCTGGCCGACGACGGGCTCGCCACCGCCGGGTACCTGGCGATCCGGCTCGGCCGGCCGGTGTTCCTGGAGGGCGACGCCGGGGTCGGCAAGACCTCGTTCGCGACGGCCCTTGCCGAGGCGACCGGCGCGACCCCCATCCGGCTGCAGTGCTACGAGGGGCTCTCGGCCGCGCAGGCGCTGTACGACTGGGACTTCCCCCGGCAGCTGCTGCACCTGCAGGCGGTGCGGGCGGCCGGCCTGGACGCCGACCCGGCAACGCTGGAAGCCGAGCTGTACGACCGGCGGTTCCTGCTGGCCCGCCCGCTGCTCGCGGCGCTGACCACCAGCCCGTGCGTGCTGCTGGTCGACGAGATCGACCGCGCCGACGACGAGTTCGAGGCCTACCTGCTGGAGGTGCTCGCCGACGCCGCGGTCACGGTGCCCGAGCTGGGCCGCATCGTGGCCGAGTATCCGCCGGTCACGGTGCTGACCTCCAACCGCACCCGCGAGGTGCACGACGCGCTGAAGCGGCGCTGCCTGTACCACTGGCTCGACCACCCCGGCCTCGACCGGGAGATCGCGATCGTCCGGTCCCGGCTGCCGGGGATCAGCGCCCGGCTGGCCGAGCAGGTGGCCGCCGCGACGGCCCGGATGCGGGCGCTGGAGCTGCTCAAGCCGCCCGGCGTGGCGGAGGCGATCGACTGGGCCGCCGCCCTCGACACGCTCGGCGCGACCGAACTGACCGCGGAGCTGGCGGCCGCGACGCTCGGCGCGGTGCTCAAGTACCGCGAGGACACCGAGCGGGTGCGCGCCGCCGCGATCCTCGACCCCGGAGCCGAGCCGTGA
- a CDS encoding helix-turn-helix domain-containing protein — translation MRTDPTVDVAGELRAMTRDVEALDGIERILDRVGRRLDGVAVLVAPPGTTVPADRPVPAALTADVRAVGAGRAGAIAADLDGRPVVLIAVTGPAPRPVLVVRRHTGRDFSPDERALLADASVPLGLAWRERQLQTRAAQLDRVEARNREVVLHQLQAGHIAEARHAAAVLGPDLPDRVRIHIVESADPRVTETLSWCRETAKRWAWVVRCPVHRRHVVVIAHADADALTSSLRARAVQETAFHLGSSEELALRDCVTGYTHAFHALSVARHRPERHATFRGHGELSALLAELGSGWAARALAPLRSYQPARPQDPDAGELVHTLASWLIFHGLATRQLKVHRNTLAARLRLIESLLGVELAEVATQARLQLALQVVGAPGGGSDAPLEELLTRPEVRHWAARQRAPLCGADPRLVDTVRTWLDNQAQIGATATALGVSTSGVRKRLGRVEQLIQRSLLDSPSARYDLCLALGLDNALDADDAFGPDDAFGVDDA, via the coding sequence GTGCGGACGGATCCCACGGTGGACGTTGCCGGCGAGTTGCGGGCCATGACGCGCGATGTCGAGGCCCTCGACGGTATCGAGCGGATCCTCGACCGGGTCGGCCGGCGGTTGGACGGCGTCGCGGTACTGGTCGCGCCGCCCGGGACGACCGTGCCGGCCGACCGGCCCGTACCGGCAGCGCTCACCGCCGACGTGCGCGCGGTGGGTGCCGGCAGGGCCGGCGCGATCGCCGCCGACCTCGACGGGCGTCCGGTCGTCCTGATCGCGGTCACCGGCCCGGCGCCGCGCCCGGTGCTGGTCGTTCGCCGCCACACCGGGCGCGACTTCTCGCCGGACGAGCGGGCGCTGCTGGCCGATGCGAGCGTCCCGCTCGGCCTCGCCTGGCGGGAACGGCAGCTGCAAACGCGGGCGGCGCAGCTCGATCGCGTCGAGGCCCGCAACCGGGAGGTCGTGCTGCACCAGCTGCAGGCCGGCCACATCGCGGAGGCACGGCACGCCGCGGCCGTGCTGGGGCCGGACCTGCCGGACCGGGTGCGCATCCACATCGTGGAGTCCGCGGACCCGCGGGTGACCGAGACGCTGAGCTGGTGCCGGGAGACCGCCAAGCGCTGGGCCTGGGTGGTGCGCTGCCCGGTCCACCGTCGCCACGTCGTGGTCATCGCGCATGCCGACGCCGACGCGCTGACCAGCTCGTTGCGGGCCCGAGCCGTCCAGGAGACCGCGTTCCACCTGGGCAGCAGCGAGGAGCTGGCGCTTCGCGACTGCGTCACCGGGTACACCCACGCGTTTCACGCGCTCTCGGTCGCCCGGCACCGACCCGAACGCCACGCCACCTTCCGCGGGCACGGCGAGCTGTCCGCCCTGCTCGCCGAGCTGGGCTCCGGCTGGGCGGCACGAGCGCTCGCCCCGCTGCGGTCGTACCAACCGGCGCGGCCGCAGGATCCCGACGCCGGCGAGCTGGTGCACACCCTGGCCTCCTGGCTGATCTTTCACGGCCTCGCCACCCGCCAGTTGAAGGTGCACCGCAACACGCTGGCCGCACGGCTACGGCTGATCGAATCGCTGCTGGGCGTCGAGCTGGCCGAGGTGGCGACCCAGGCGCGGCTGCAGCTCGCGCTGCAGGTGGTCGGCGCGCCGGGCGGTGGCTCCGACGCACCGTTGGAAGAGCTGCTGACCCGCCCCGAGGTACGTCACTGGGCCGCGCGGCAACGCGCACCGCTGTGCGGCGCCGATCCCCGGCTGGTCGACACCGTGCGTACCTGGCTGGACAACCAGGCGCAGATCGGTGCGACCGCAACGGCTCTCGGCGTCTCGACCTCCGGGGTACGCAAGCGGCTGGGCCGGGTCGAGCAGCTCATCCAACGCTCGCTGCTCGACTCGCCGTCCGCCCGGTACGACCTGTGCCTGGCGCTCGGCCTCGACAACGCGCTCGACGCCGACGATGCGTTCGGCCCCGACGATGCGTTCGGCGTCGACGACGCGTGA
- a CDS encoding sugar isomerase domain-containing protein: MTVDGAVYAAAAREVLDRVIDSQAEGVARAADLIVASLRDGGVIQAFGSGHSEALAMEIAGRAGGLVPTNKLALRDVVVFGGQPPEVLSDPLLERDPTIAHRVLELANIQPSDVFVIASSSGINGSTVELARTVKQYGHKLIAITSLDHTAKAEPRHPSGQRLSDVADVVLDNGAPFGDAVLPLPAGGAVGAVSSLTAAMLAQMITTEVVRRLLDAGEQPPIYLSANVPGGDEHNRALEERYAGRIRRTA, from the coding sequence ATGACGGTGGATGGTGCGGTCTACGCGGCTGCCGCCCGCGAGGTGTTGGACCGGGTGATCGACAGCCAGGCCGAGGGCGTGGCCCGGGCGGCGGACCTGATCGTGGCGAGCCTGCGCGACGGCGGGGTGATCCAGGCGTTCGGCAGCGGCCACTCCGAGGCGCTGGCGATGGAGATCGCCGGCCGGGCCGGTGGGCTGGTGCCGACCAACAAGCTCGCGCTGCGCGACGTGGTCGTGTTCGGCGGCCAGCCGCCGGAGGTGCTCTCCGACCCACTGCTGGAGCGTGACCCGACCATCGCCCATCGGGTCTTGGAGCTGGCGAACATCCAGCCCAGCGACGTGTTCGTGATCGCCTCCAGCTCGGGTATCAACGGCTCCACCGTCGAGCTCGCCCGCACCGTCAAGCAGTACGGGCACAAGCTGATCGCGATCACCTCGCTGGACCACACGGCCAAGGCCGAGCCGCGGCACCCGTCCGGGCAGCGGCTGTCGGACGTGGCCGACGTGGTGCTCGACAACGGCGCCCCGTTCGGCGACGCGGTACTCCCGCTGCCTGCCGGCGGCGCGGTCGGCGCCGTGTCGTCGCTGACCGCGGCGATGCTGGCCCAGATGATCACCACCGAGGTGGTGCGCCGCCTGCTCGACGCCGGCGAGCAGCCGCCGATCTACCTGTCGGCGAACGTGCCCGGCGGCGACGAGCACAACCGGGCGCTGGAGGAGCGCTACGCCGGCCGGATCCGCCGCACCGCCTGA
- a CDS encoding N-acetylglucosamine kinase — protein sequence MSYPLDPGAPMRLALGLDMGGTATRAVLAAETGAVLGTGSAGPGNPFAHPPEQAAGALREAARAALGDLDPAAVGLGVLGVAGGNVLTVPAAGDTFRRAWHELGLRCPMRVVGDVDVAYAAGTAEPDGTILIAGTGTSAGRIAGHRLARAFGGYGWLLGDEGAGFWLGREAVRARLLVTDGLQAPGMLTDLVAAELPLDPANPGSDTERTVTAIDHAHPLRLARLASLVSTAAEAGDPVARDIVARAGRHLFALATAAYGGGPLVLSGSVIGPATPVGAELRRLLAGWSPAPDQPAPRVLTAGSGAAGAAWLAAAALPDITDPVALHRSIVGTPDAPPAEPSR from the coding sequence TTGTCGTACCCGCTCGACCCGGGAGCACCGATGCGGCTGGCCCTCGGCCTGGACATGGGCGGCACCGCGACCCGCGCGGTGCTCGCCGCCGAGACCGGCGCCGTGCTCGGCACCGGCTCGGCCGGACCCGGCAACCCGTTCGCGCACCCACCCGAGCAGGCGGCCGGCGCGTTGCGCGAGGCCGCGCGCGCGGCGCTGGGCGACCTCGACCCCGCCGCGGTGGGTCTGGGCGTGCTGGGCGTTGCCGGTGGCAACGTGCTCACCGTTCCCGCCGCCGGGGACACGTTCCGCCGCGCCTGGCACGAGCTGGGCCTGCGCTGCCCGATGCGGGTCGTCGGCGACGTCGACGTCGCCTACGCCGCGGGCACCGCGGAGCCCGACGGCACGATCCTGATCGCCGGCACCGGTACCTCGGCCGGCCGCATCGCCGGTCACCGGCTGGCCCGCGCGTTCGGCGGGTACGGCTGGCTGCTCGGCGACGAGGGCGCCGGGTTCTGGCTCGGCCGGGAGGCGGTCCGGGCGCGGCTGCTGGTCACCGACGGCCTGCAGGCACCCGGCATGCTCACCGATCTGGTCGCCGCCGAGCTGCCGCTCGACCCGGCCAATCCCGGCAGCGACACCGAACGTACCGTCACCGCGATCGACCACGCCCACCCGCTCCGGCTCGCCCGGCTGGCGTCGCTGGTCAGTACCGCCGCCGAGGCCGGCGACCCGGTCGCCCGGGACATCGTGGCGCGCGCCGGCCGGCACCTGTTCGCGCTGGCCACCGCGGCGTACGGGGGCGGCCCGCTGGTGCTGTCCGGCAGCGTGATCGGTCCGGCCACGCCGGTCGGCGCCGAGCTGCGCCGGCTGCTCGCCGGGTGGTCGCCGGCGCCGGACCAGCCGGCGCCGCGGGTGCTGACCGCCGGCAGCGGTGCGGCCGGTGCCGCCTGGCTCGCCGCGGCCGCGCTGCCCGATATCACCGACCCGGTCGCCCTGCACCGTTCGATCGTCGGTACGCCTGACGCGCCGCCCGCCGAACCGTCGCGGTGA
- a CDS encoding alpha/beta fold hydrolase, producing the protein MTTLLPGIVADRVETKRLRINVLSVESRSDGAPVLFVHGNVSSSLFWQDTMLALPTGLRPLAMDLRGFGDTEPAPVDATRGLSDYADDLAALIDTLELVPVHLVGWSMGGGVVLRHLLDAPDRIASLTLVDPVSPYGFGGTRGSHGELLDPDGAGSGAGAANPEFVRRLAENDTGSDSPLSPREVLLAQYVKPPFVPPHLDMLVESMLSTRTGDDHYPGDAATTVTWPGIRPGRRGVLNTMAPQHFRIDDLSSVQPKPPILWLRGADDVIVSDTSLHDLAYLGQLGAIPGWPGAEVAPPQPMVAQTRAVLDTYGNYREVVIPDAGHGPHLDQPDAFRAALLPHLQASADGTGAGR; encoded by the coding sequence ATGACCACGCTACTGCCCGGCATCGTCGCCGACCGCGTCGAGACCAAACGCCTGCGCATCAACGTCCTGAGCGTCGAGTCGCGTAGCGACGGCGCCCCGGTGCTGTTCGTCCACGGCAACGTCTCATCCAGCCTGTTCTGGCAGGACACGATGCTCGCGCTGCCGACCGGCCTGCGGCCACTGGCCATGGATCTGCGCGGGTTCGGCGACACCGAACCCGCGCCGGTCGACGCCACCCGCGGCCTGTCCGACTACGCCGACGACCTCGCCGCGCTGATCGACACGCTCGAACTGGTACCGGTCCACCTGGTCGGCTGGAGCATGGGCGGCGGCGTGGTGCTGCGTCACCTGCTCGACGCGCCGGACCGGATCGCATCGCTGACCCTGGTCGACCCCGTCTCCCCGTACGGGTTCGGCGGCACCCGCGGCAGCCACGGCGAGCTGCTCGACCCGGACGGGGCGGGTTCCGGCGCCGGCGCGGCGAACCCGGAGTTCGTCCGGCGCCTCGCCGAGAACGACACCGGGTCGGACTCGCCGCTGTCGCCGCGCGAGGTGCTGCTCGCCCAGTACGTGAAGCCGCCGTTCGTGCCGCCGCACCTGGACATGCTGGTCGAGTCGATGCTGTCCACCCGCACCGGCGACGACCACTACCCGGGCGACGCCGCCACGACCGTGACCTGGCCCGGGATCCGGCCGGGCCGCCGCGGCGTGCTGAACACCATGGCGCCCCAGCACTTCCGCATCGACGACCTGTCGTCCGTACAGCCCAAACCGCCGATCCTCTGGCTGCGCGGCGCCGACGACGTGATCGTCTCGGACACCTCGCTGCACGATCTCGCCTACCTCGGCCAGCTCGGTGCGATCCCCGGCTGGCCCGGAGCCGAGGTCGCCCCGCCGCAGCCGATGGTGGCGCAGACCCGCGCCGTGCTCGACACGTACGGCAACTACCGGGAGGTCGTGATCCCCGACGCCGGGCACGGGCCGCACCTGGACCAACCCGACGCCTTCCGCGCCGCCCTGCTCCCCCACCTCCAGGCATCGGCGGACGGTACGGGCGCCGGTCGGTAG